In Pelosinus sp. IPA-1, a single window of DNA contains:
- a CDS encoding DUF1858 domain-containing protein, with the protein MITENDKIADVLTKYPHLKEKLIQRSPKFSNLSNPIVFKVVGKFAQIKDVAKNTGEDLEELLSFLNQHRSE; encoded by the coding sequence ATGATTACCGAGAATGATAAAATTGCAGACGTATTAACTAAGTATCCTCACTTGAAAGAAAAGCTGATACAACGATCACCTAAATTCTCCAACCTAAGCAATCCCATTGTCTTTAAAGTAGTAGGTAAATTTGCTCAGATTAAAGATGTAGCCAAAAATACAGGCGAAGATTTAGAGGAACTATTATCTTTCTTGAATCAGCATCGAAGTGAATAA
- a CDS encoding ferritin family protein yields MNVFEFALKMELDGEKYYRDLAEKVTHDDLKKVLEGLAEDEQRHYKIIQLAQNQTLHHIEADPSLSKMQNVFALNKYKEFLPEDNEFIAKLKDEQFDVYRAALVKEKESVELYKRLQENSKRPEEKAVFEKLMHEEEKHVEVIDNIIDMLNHVNDWVEAAEFNHKDTAY; encoded by the coding sequence ATGAATGTTTTTGAATTTGCTTTGAAAATGGAGTTAGATGGTGAGAAATATTATAGAGATCTCGCTGAAAAAGTAACACATGATGATCTAAAAAAAGTCTTAGAGGGTCTTGCAGAAGATGAGCAACGACACTATAAAATTATCCAATTAGCGCAAAATCAAACTTTGCATCATATTGAGGCTGATCCGTCTTTAAGCAAAATGCAAAATGTTTTTGCTCTTAATAAATATAAAGAGTTTCTTCCGGAGGATAACGAGTTTATTGCTAAACTAAAAGACGAACAATTTGATGTATATAGGGCAGCACTAGTAAAAGAAAAAGAGAGTGTGGAGCTATATAAAAGACTACAGGAAAATTCCAAGAGGCCAGAGGAGAAAGCAGTTTTTGAAAAACTTATGCATGAAGAGGAAAAACATGTAGAAGTGATTGATAATATTATTGACATGTTGAACCATGTGAATGATTGGGTAGAAGCAGCAGAGTTTAATCATAAAGATACAGCATATTAA
- a CDS encoding putative DNA modification/repair radical SAM protein: protein MDVFEKLKILTDAAKYDVACTSSGVNKKTAPGGIGSAAAAGICHSFAGDGRCISLLKVLMTNVCAYDCKYCVNRKSNDTPRASFTPRELAELTINFYRRNYIEGLFLSSGVLKNPDYTTEQMIEALRILREEYRFSGYIHAKAIPGTDSTLISHLGMLADRMSVNIELPSQSSLQTLAPDKSKHSILAPMGYIKNRIQENSTDIIKYRHAPKFVPAGQSTQMIIGATPDTDFQILNLTEGLYKKYKLKRVFFSAYMPVAENTLLPTIDTKPPLWREHRLYQADWLLRFYGFAANELLDQNHQSFNPYVDPKCNWALNHMEFFPMNVNRAPYSDLLRVPGIGVNSAMRIVKARRTATLNFDGLKKLGVVLKRAQYFITCGGKALEGLKITQDAVLRSLMSEKTYLENFPHQPKSEQLSLFEQPPTIQSSLTQEDILKCLTSPT, encoded by the coding sequence GTGGATGTTTTTGAGAAGCTGAAGATTTTGACCGATGCAGCTAAATATGATGTGGCCTGCACTTCCAGCGGCGTGAATAAAAAGACTGCCCCCGGAGGAATTGGCAGTGCAGCCGCAGCCGGTATCTGTCACAGCTTCGCAGGGGACGGACGGTGTATTTCACTACTAAAAGTGTTGATGACTAATGTTTGCGCCTATGACTGTAAGTACTGCGTTAATCGTAAATCAAACGATACACCCCGGGCCTCCTTCACGCCACGTGAACTAGCAGAATTGACCATTAATTTTTATCGACGCAATTACATTGAAGGCCTTTTCTTGAGCTCCGGTGTACTGAAAAACCCGGACTATACAACAGAGCAAATGATTGAGGCATTGCGTATCTTACGAGAAGAATATCGCTTCTCCGGATACATCCATGCCAAAGCCATTCCTGGAACAGACAGTACTCTCATTTCCCACCTTGGCATGCTGGCAGACCGTATGAGTGTAAATATTGAGCTGCCCTCTCAGAGCAGCTTGCAAACATTAGCACCAGATAAGTCAAAACATTCTATTTTGGCACCTATGGGATACATTAAAAATCGGATACAAGAAAACTCTACAGATATCATAAAGTATCGGCATGCACCTAAGTTTGTTCCTGCTGGGCAGAGCACGCAGATGATTATCGGTGCTACGCCAGATACTGATTTTCAAATTTTAAATTTAACGGAAGGCCTTTATAAAAAATATAAGCTAAAACGCGTCTTTTTTTCTGCCTATATGCCTGTGGCCGAAAATACTCTGCTTCCTACTATAGATACAAAACCACCACTTTGGCGTGAGCATAGGCTTTACCAGGCCGACTGGTTACTTCGGTTTTACGGCTTCGCAGCAAACGAGCTACTCGATCAAAATCACCAAAGTTTTAATCCTTATGTAGACCCAAAATGCAATTGGGCTCTCAATCATATGGAATTTTTTCCTATGAATGTAAACCGTGCACCTTATAGTGACTTACTACGGGTGCCCGGCATCGGTGTAAATAGCGCAATGCGAATTGTTAAGGCCCGGCGCACGGCTACCCTCAACTTTGATGGTCTTAAGAAACTGGGAGTTGTACTTAAAAGGGCCCAATATTTTATCACTTGCGGCGGTAAAGCCCTAGAAGGTTTAAAAATCACACAAGATGCCGTATTACGCTCTTTAATGTCGGAAAAAACGTATCTTGAAAATTTTCCTCACCAGCCTAAGTCAGAGCAGTTATCTCTTTTTGAACAGCCACCGACAATCCAGTCTTCATTAACACAGGAGGACATACTAAAATGTTTGACCAGTCCAACTTGA
- a CDS encoding biotin transporter BioY, producing the protein MTKRNQVTDYVYAALFAALIAVLGLVAIPLPISPVPITGQSLAIMLTGSILNARQAAFSVLTFLLIGAVGVPVFAGMTGGIGILVGPRGGYLLGYLVGAVVIALLKKENSKWRLALANVVGGILVVYAFGVPWLHFVTGMGLEKAFMVGALPFIPGDLFKAFAATLIAVAVNRQLQKTRLR; encoded by the coding sequence ATGACTAAAAGAAATCAAGTAACTGACTATGTTTATGCAGCACTTTTCGCAGCTTTAATCGCTGTGCTTGGACTGGTTGCCATCCCACTACCAATCAGCCCTGTTCCCATAACAGGCCAATCGTTGGCAATTATGCTGACAGGCAGCATCTTAAACGCTAGACAAGCCGCTTTTAGTGTCCTGACCTTTCTACTAATAGGTGCTGTAGGAGTACCTGTTTTTGCAGGTATGACAGGAGGCATTGGAATCCTTGTTGGCCCTAGAGGTGGTTATTTGCTTGGATATTTGGTAGGTGCGGTTGTCATTGCCTTACTAAAAAAAGAAAATAGCAAATGGCGGCTGGCTTTAGCTAATGTAGTCGGCGGCATTCTTGTTGTTTATGCTTTCGGTGTCCCCTGGCTGCATTTTGTTACAGGTATGGGATTAGAAAAAGCATTTATGGTCGGTGCCCTTCCTTTTATACCAGGAGATTTATTCAAAGCATTTGCAGCTACCCTCATCGCAGTTGCCGTAAATAGACAATTACAGAAAACCAGGCTACGCTAA
- a CDS encoding Cof-type HAD-IIB family hydrolase has protein sequence MKLIISDLDGTFLNSKHEVIEENVKALKAAQDKGMEIAIATGRNYGNVLALCLRAGLKPHVISNNGAFVYNKDGKLIKGIGLEKSYIKGALDWLAYRNYFYTLCTDHVVYMPDNANEILTSDYDNATNHVRKMTPEELKEGIDIFLKLDSAVFINDFNEILEQDLTFGNISAITLDHDKLSLGREYFSSYEGMSMTIAGNNIFEMIHPSVSKGNALEHLIAHLDVSLQDVMAFGDNYNDISMLKKVGVSVAVGNAEEEVKKVSKYVSLSNDEMGVAHMIYRLLEKGPLNL, from the coding sequence ATGAAACTTATCATATCTGATTTGGATGGTACCTTTTTGAATTCGAAGCACGAAGTCATTGAAGAAAATGTAAAAGCTCTTAAAGCAGCTCAAGATAAAGGAATGGAAATTGCAATTGCAACAGGGCGCAATTATGGTAACGTTTTGGCCTTGTGCTTGCGTGCGGGGCTAAAACCTCATGTAATATCAAACAATGGTGCCTTTGTTTATAACAAGGATGGTAAATTGATCAAAGGGATTGGCTTAGAAAAAAGCTATATAAAGGGTGCTCTTGATTGGCTGGCATATCGCAACTATTTCTACACCTTGTGTACGGATCATGTTGTTTACATGCCGGATAATGCAAATGAAATCCTTACTAGTGATTATGATAATGCGACAAACCATGTTAGGAAAATGACGCCAGAAGAGCTTAAAGAAGGAATTGATATATTTCTAAAATTAGATAGTGCAGTGTTTATCAACGACTTTAATGAAATTCTGGAGCAAGATCTCACCTTTGGCAATATTTCAGCGATTACCCTTGATCATGATAAATTAAGTTTGGGACGAGAGTATTTCAGTAGTTATGAGGGGATGTCCATGACTATAGCAGGTAATAATATTTTTGAAATGATTCATCCCTCCGTTTCAAAAGGCAATGCATTGGAACACTTGATTGCACATTTGGACGTTTCCTTGCAAGATGTAATGGCATTTGGTGATAACTATAATGACATTTCTATGCTTAAAAAAGTCGGCGTGAGTGTAGCAGTAGGGAATGCGGAAGAAGAAGTAAAGAAAGTATCTAAATATGTGTCCCTTTCGAATGATGAAATGGGCGTGGCACATATGATATATAGGCTGCTGGAAAAGGGCCCATTGAACCTATAG
- a CDS encoding thiolase family protein, which produces MSQVYMIGGLRTPIGKTGGFLKDILPEQLAASVLNEVLDKYKLLPNHIDQVILGNAVGPGGNIARVSVLEAGWPYSTPALTVDTQCGSGLSAVNLAYGQILSGQAELLLAGGVESTSMSPRRQFNPADPRFQGENVYYERAPFSTPAVGDPDIGETAEYLAKNMAITREAMDLLALESHKRATLTQEQGLFNDIITPVKAAGKIISSDECIRSRITLKLLERMKPVFVDGGKITAGNTCLKHDGAAVVLLASPTAVKKYNLKPQAMITGASTCGCDPNVFPLGPVPSIQKLLLQSNLNMDDVDALEINEAFAVKILACCEQLGFSLQKTNILGGALAYGHPYGASGAIILLHLLKALQQVNGRRGIAAIGAVGGQGIATLIERC; this is translated from the coding sequence ATGAGCCAAGTATATATGATCGGCGGTCTGAGAACACCAATCGGGAAAACTGGTGGATTTTTGAAGGATATACTGCCTGAACAGCTAGCTGCTTCTGTATTAAATGAAGTACTCGACAAATACAAATTATTACCGAATCATATCGACCAAGTTATACTGGGAAATGCGGTAGGCCCTGGTGGCAATATTGCCCGGGTTTCTGTACTGGAGGCTGGTTGGCCTTACAGCACCCCGGCATTAACCGTAGATACGCAATGCGGTTCAGGGTTAAGTGCTGTCAACTTAGCCTACGGTCAAATTTTGTCAGGCCAAGCAGAATTGCTTCTTGCAGGAGGCGTGGAAAGTACCAGCATGTCTCCTAGGCGCCAGTTCAATCCTGCTGACCCTCGTTTTCAAGGAGAAAATGTATACTACGAAAGAGCCCCTTTTTCTACCCCTGCAGTGGGAGATCCTGATATCGGTGAAACAGCAGAATATCTAGCTAAGAATATGGCTATCACTAGAGAAGCAATGGATTTATTAGCCCTTGAAAGTCATAAACGAGCAACTCTCACCCAAGAACAAGGGCTTTTTAACGATATCATTACCCCTGTCAAAGCAGCAGGTAAAATAATCAGCTCCGATGAATGTATTAGAAGCCGTATAACCCTTAAACTACTAGAAAGAATGAAACCAGTTTTTGTAGATGGAGGCAAAATCACAGCAGGAAATACCTGTTTGAAACATGATGGGGCTGCGGTCGTTTTACTTGCCTCTCCTACTGCTGTAAAAAAATATAATTTGAAACCACAAGCCATGATTACAGGAGCATCAACCTGCGGTTGTGACCCCAATGTCTTTCCTTTAGGGCCTGTTCCTTCCATTCAAAAACTATTGTTACAAAGCAATCTTAACATGGATGATGTGGATGCTCTTGAAATAAACGAGGCCTTTGCCGTTAAGATATTGGCTTGTTGTGAACAGCTAGGATTTAGCCTGCAGAAGACAAATATTCTAGGAGGCGCATTAGCCTATGGACATCCTTATGGCGCCTCGGGAGCCATCATCTTATTGCATTTATTGAAAGCATTGCAACAAGTGAATGGCAGAAGAGGTATCGCTGCCATCGGAGCAGTAGGAGGCCAGGGAATTGCAACGCTAATCGAAAGGTGTTGA
- a CDS encoding MATE family efflux transporter: protein MTLNQLSLFKLAWPIFLELFLITLVGFVNVFILSKYDSVAAAAVEATIQILWNFLLVFAIISIGTSVLVAQNVGAKRPEEIDKVAAVSLFFTAILGMVASMTLLFGGKKILMFMGIADNLLSYAHTYLRLAGGFIFFDALLSSVDAILKGFGKTRQCLAITSFMNVLNLILSVVLGLGVAGIPAMGVQGVAIAAVVSKGIAVCSALVYLFDKLLKFDILRHLLQFPKAQLKQLLKIGFPSAMENMSYNMSQTVLMTIIIVHLGADAYITRTYAWSIIKMAFLFSLAIGQANVIMIGQLVGAKKFAEAEKAGMHNFLIAFGSAWVIGLLLFLFRYQFIGIFTKDTAIITLGTMIFAIDALLEPGRTFNIVFIYGLRGAGDVNFPVIIAILSMWSVTIGLGYYLGVVLGFGLPAIWALMLVDEWLRGLCMLWRWKSGAWKAKVMV, encoded by the coding sequence ATGACTTTGAACCAATTGTCGTTATTTAAACTAGCCTGGCCAATATTTTTAGAATTGTTTCTGATTACATTGGTGGGGTTTGTCAATGTATTTATATTAAGCAAGTATGACAGCGTTGCGGCGGCCGCTGTGGAAGCGACCATTCAAATTTTATGGAATTTCCTTTTGGTATTTGCAATTATTTCTATAGGAACCTCGGTGTTAGTGGCACAGAATGTAGGCGCTAAAAGGCCAGAAGAAATTGATAAGGTAGCAGCCGTATCCCTATTTTTTACTGCGATCTTGGGTATGGTGGCCAGTATGACCCTATTATTTGGTGGGAAAAAGATCTTGATGTTTATGGGGATCGCTGATAATTTATTATCTTACGCTCATACCTATCTGCGCTTGGCAGGTGGTTTTATTTTTTTTGATGCATTGTTATCGTCGGTTGATGCAATTCTCAAGGGATTTGGCAAAACGAGGCAATGCCTTGCCATTACGTCGTTTATGAATGTTTTAAACTTGATACTATCTGTAGTACTGGGCCTCGGAGTAGCAGGGATTCCAGCGATGGGAGTTCAAGGCGTTGCTATTGCGGCTGTAGTAAGTAAGGGGATTGCTGTATGTTCTGCATTGGTATACTTGTTTGACAAACTCCTCAAATTTGATATTCTGCGTCATTTACTTCAATTTCCTAAGGCACAATTGAAACAACTGTTAAAGATCGGTTTCCCTTCTGCTATGGAGAACATGTCTTACAATATGAGTCAAACAGTGCTAATGACAATTATTATTGTTCATTTGGGCGCAGATGCTTATATAACGCGAACTTATGCATGGTCTATTATTAAAATGGCTTTTTTATTTTCCTTAGCTATAGGACAGGCTAATGTTATCATGATCGGACAATTAGTAGGTGCCAAAAAGTTTGCAGAGGCAGAAAAAGCTGGGATGCATAATTTCTTGATCGCTTTTGGCTCTGCCTGGGTAATTGGTTTACTGTTGTTTTTATTTAGGTATCAATTTATCGGGATCTTTACGAAAGATACTGCGATTATTACCCTTGGCACGATGATTTTTGCAATTGATGCTTTATTAGAACCAGGGAGAACTTTTAACATTGTCTTTATTTATGGTTTAAGGGGAGCAGGAGATGTCAATTTTCCTGTTATCATTGCTATACTTTCCATGTGGTCTGTTACCATTGGACTAGGATATTATCTAGGGGTAGTTCTAGGATTTGGTTTGCCAGCTATTTGGGCTCTTATGCTGGTAGATGAGTGGCTTCGTGGGTTATGTATGTTATGGCGTTGGAAAAGCGGTGCCTGGAAGGCCAAAGTCATGGTATAA
- a CDS encoding class I adenylate-forming enzyme family protein, with the protein MLIQNSINESFGNKICLIQGNVQLTYQEFTQQINDLAYRLATQLKKGDKVLLKLSNPLDQLLYFFGILKAGASCVFVDSATPEEICKNLMATHNINIYMDKNFPLPSSKVSSLPECNEEDLFLGALSSGSTGTPKLIWRNHESWVRAFPSQSIIFHLSNADTLYLVSSLSYTANLNACLHILYEGGTVIFSANSMPRTWIQEIIDNQVTAIFMVPANYKILLKNSKAPLAQVTSLVTCGAKMDLPTVKALVEYFPVAEICEYYGASELGHVSYSMREDLLERPNSVGRAFPHVTISIEDETIWVESPYLAPSYRPKATVGDLGKLDTKGYLYLLGRKHGMINTSGVKVIPEQVETVLLQCPGIIEAVVGGIDDPIRGQKVCAWIVKSKAALTAADIYDFCKTKMRPHHCPQKIIFIDEIPLNQNGKIDRIKLKDSIIKKT; encoded by the coding sequence GTGCTGATTCAAAACTCTATCAATGAAAGCTTTGGAAATAAAATTTGCCTTATACAAGGCAATGTACAGCTTACCTACCAGGAATTCACACAACAAATAAATGACCTAGCTTATCGTCTGGCAACCCAGTTAAAAAAAGGTGACAAGGTCTTACTTAAGCTTTCAAACCCTCTCGACCAGCTGCTCTATTTCTTTGGAATCTTAAAAGCAGGAGCTTCCTGCGTCTTCGTAGATTCAGCGACTCCAGAGGAAATTTGTAAGAATCTAATGGCTACCCATAACATCAACATATATATGGATAAGAACTTTCCACTTCCGAGTTCCAAAGTGTCTTCTCTGCCTGAGTGTAACGAAGAGGACCTCTTTTTAGGAGCGTTAAGTTCAGGAAGCACCGGCACCCCTAAGTTGATATGGCGCAATCACGAAAGCTGGGTTCGAGCCTTTCCTAGCCAAAGTATCATTTTTCACCTATCAAATGCAGATACTTTGTATTTAGTAAGTTCCCTTTCTTATACAGCGAATCTAAATGCTTGCCTGCATATTCTTTACGAAGGCGGTACCGTAATCTTTTCAGCGAATAGCATGCCCCGCACCTGGATACAAGAGATCATCGACAACCAGGTAACTGCCATCTTTATGGTTCCCGCTAACTACAAGATTTTGCTTAAGAATAGTAAGGCACCTCTTGCCCAGGTAACATCACTTGTAACTTGTGGCGCAAAAATGGATTTACCTACAGTTAAGGCTCTAGTAGAGTACTTTCCTGTTGCAGAAATCTGTGAATATTATGGAGCCAGCGAACTTGGACACGTGAGTTACTCCATGAGGGAAGACCTTTTAGAGCGGCCTAATTCTGTAGGTAGAGCCTTCCCCCATGTAACTATCTCGATTGAGGATGAAACAATATGGGTAGAGAGCCCCTATTTAGCCCCAAGTTATAGACCCAAAGCAACAGTCGGGGATTTGGGGAAATTAGATACGAAAGGTTATTTGTATTTATTGGGACGAAAACATGGTATGATTAATACAAGTGGTGTGAAAGTCATCCCTGAACAGGTAGAGACAGTTCTACTTCAGTGTCCTGGCATCATTGAAGCTGTTGTGGGCGGCATCGACGACCCCATCAGGGGACAAAAGGTATGTGCATGGATTGTTAAGAGCAAGGCTGCTTTAACTGCTGCAGACATCTACGATTTTTGTAAAACAAAAATGCGTCCCCATCATTGTCCCCAAAAAATTATTTTTATTGACGAAATTCCATTGAATCAAAATGGAAAGATTGATAGAATCAAATTAAAAGATTCCATAATCAAGAAGACTTGA
- a CDS encoding 3-hydroxyacyl-ACP dehydratase — translation MTDIETLLPQRYPFLFVDKIISADMDEIIGTKTYETSFLYLQEHGEHQKIVPSTILIESIVQCGGAGINKIGLCRKSLWGLASIENVRILGFVQPNTMVKMIVKNCKVSNKILKQTGTAYCKGKAVLEATWMCLTL, via the coding sequence GTGACAGATATTGAAACACTACTTCCCCAACGATATCCCTTTTTATTTGTTGATAAAATTATTTCAGCTGATATGGACGAGATAATCGGGACAAAAACCTATGAAACATCTTTTTTGTATCTCCAAGAGCATGGAGAGCATCAAAAAATCGTCCCTAGTACAATACTGATTGAATCTATCGTACAATGCGGTGGTGCAGGAATCAACAAAATAGGTCTCTGCAGAAAGTCTTTATGGGGATTAGCTTCTATTGAAAATGTACGTATTTTGGGTTTTGTCCAACCTAACACAATGGTTAAAATGATTGTGAAAAACTGTAAAGTATCCAACAAAATACTAAAGCAAACGGGAACAGCTTACTGTAAAGGCAAGGCCGTTCTAGAAGCAACTTGGATGTGTCTAACGCTATAG
- a CDS encoding TIGR03915 family putative DNA repair protein, producing the protein MFDQSNLIYRYDGSFDGLLCCVFESYDQKEIPVDIVLPVSPETMLFSMKEIRTDSPKANRVLASIPKKMGIDALDFVRRAFLTCLPKKELYILLFLRLGYQHGPSVMNMLTDDVVDKLVKAVKHLDKESHLLKGFLRFSIFSNVLVGEIEPKNYVLPLMSQHFSERYPEERFLIYDKTHGMALVYQPYQSAVIPIEDLELPEPDETEQSYRELWRLFYDTIEVEGRHNPKCRMSQMPKRYWKYMTEFGSSQKTFPLKLENTTKLLIP; encoded by the coding sequence ATGTTTGACCAGTCCAACTTGATATATCGCTATGATGGAAGCTTTGACGGGCTGCTATGCTGCGTGTTTGAAAGCTATGATCAAAAAGAAATTCCTGTAGATATTGTGCTGCCAGTCTCGCCCGAAACCATGCTTTTTTCTATGAAAGAAATAAGGACTGATTCCCCAAAAGCAAATCGCGTACTAGCTTCCATTCCGAAGAAAATGGGCATCGATGCCCTTGATTTTGTACGGCGGGCCTTTTTAACCTGCCTGCCTAAAAAGGAGCTATACATCCTTTTATTCCTGCGTTTAGGCTATCAACATGGCCCATCCGTGATGAATATGCTAACTGACGACGTAGTAGATAAGCTGGTTAAAGCCGTTAAACATTTGGATAAAGAAAGTCACCTATTAAAAGGCTTCCTCCGCTTTTCTATTTTTAGCAATGTCCTCGTGGGTGAAATAGAACCAAAAAATTACGTACTCCCTCTAATGTCCCAGCATTTCTCTGAACGCTATCCTGAAGAGCGATTTTTAATCTACGATAAAACCCATGGTATGGCACTGGTATATCAGCCTTACCAATCTGCTGTTATTCCCATTGAAGATCTTGAGCTGCCGGAGCCAGATGAAACGGAACAATCTTATCGAGAACTGTGGCGCCTTTTCTATGATACGATCGAAGTAGAGGGTCGCCATAATCCGAAATGCCGAATGAGTCAAATGCCGAAGCGTTATTGGAAATATATGACGGAGTTCGGCAGTTCGCAAAAAACTTTTCCATTAAAACTAGAAAATACCACCAAACTCCTTATACCATGA
- a CDS encoding L,D-transpeptidase family protein, with protein sequence MVNLYSIKGNWRRTYFTIASLLLFSLFVGILGIEYWDEQELASISNQTSTAPTGKVTIVVKISERILEVYSDGQLHKKYRIAVGKSSTPTPIGEWIVTWKAYRSADILGTRFLGIDVPWGGYGIHGTNRPWSVGHFISQGCIRLRNQDIEELFEWVPVGTPVRIEGKKFPIQRVLKIETIGADVVLLQAKLKKLGYLEGRADGFFNKDTEEAVKRFQYDNGIKSTGIVDQKNLELLGL encoded by the coding sequence ATGGTTAATTTATATTCGATAAAAGGTAATTGGCGCCGCACCTATTTCACGATTGCTTCGTTGCTGCTATTTAGTTTGTTTGTGGGTATACTAGGAATTGAATACTGGGATGAACAGGAATTAGCATCTATTTCTAATCAAACATCGACAGCACCTACAGGAAAAGTAACTATTGTTGTGAAAATCTCAGAACGCATTCTGGAAGTATATAGTGATGGGCAATTGCATAAAAAGTATCGTATAGCGGTTGGTAAAAGTAGTACGCCAACACCGATTGGTGAGTGGATAGTAACTTGGAAAGCCTATCGGTCAGCTGATATCCTAGGAACACGCTTTCTAGGCATTGACGTACCGTGGGGTGGCTATGGTATTCACGGCACCAACCGGCCGTGGAGTGTCGGTCATTTTATCAGTCAGGGTTGTATTCGCCTACGCAACCAAGACATTGAAGAGCTTTTTGAATGGGTACCAGTAGGTACACCTGTACGTATTGAGGGCAAGAAATTTCCTATACAACGTGTGCTTAAGATTGAGACGATTGGTGCAGATGTGGTTCTACTACAAGCTAAGTTGAAAAAGTTAGGTTATTTGGAAGGCAGAGCGGATGGTTTTTTTAACAAAGATACAGAAGAGGCCGTGAAGCGGTTCCAATATGACAATGGGATCAAGAGCACTGGCATAGTGGATCAAAAGAATCTTGAATTATTAGGTCTTTAG
- a CDS encoding beta-ketoacyl-ACP synthase III yields MNNKYVGIIGLGAYVPEKIMTNKDLEQVMDTSDEWIVERTGIRERHVAAENEATSDLATKAAQKALEDANITAAEIDLIIVATGTADMAFPATACLVQDNLKAINAAAFDVSAACSGFIYALVTGSQFIKAGVYRKVLVIGAETLSRITDWSDRKTGMLFGDGAGAAVLGETPEGYGILGVDLGSNGSGAELLKVPAGGSRNPATAETVLQRQHYIQMDGNEVFKFAVKIMGETTSKALQNANLTPVDVTYLVPHQANIRIIKSAAKRLGLPMEKVVVNVDKYGNTSAASVPIALDEAVKSGVIKPGDIIALVGFGGGLTWASSIMKWYK; encoded by the coding sequence GTGAATAATAAATACGTTGGTATTATTGGGTTAGGGGCTTATGTGCCTGAGAAGATTATGACGAATAAGGACCTAGAACAAGTAATGGATACCTCTGATGAATGGATTGTTGAGCGTACGGGTATTCGCGAACGGCATGTCGCAGCAGAAAATGAAGCTACGTCAGACTTAGCCACTAAAGCGGCTCAAAAGGCATTAGAAGATGCTAATATTACTGCTGCAGAAATAGATTTGATTATTGTTGCAACAGGTACCGCCGATATGGCATTCCCTGCAACAGCATGTTTAGTGCAAGATAACCTAAAAGCAATAAATGCCGCTGCTTTTGATGTTTCTGCAGCTTGCTCCGGGTTTATCTACGCCCTTGTAACCGGTAGTCAATTTATCAAAGCAGGAGTTTATCGTAAAGTATTAGTAATCGGAGCAGAGACCCTTTCGAGAATTACAGATTGGAGTGATCGTAAGACTGGAATGTTATTTGGTGATGGCGCTGGAGCTGCTGTTTTAGGTGAAACACCGGAGGGTTATGGGATTTTAGGAGTGGATCTAGGGTCAAATGGTAGTGGTGCAGAGCTTCTGAAGGTGCCGGCTGGCGGTTCGCGTAACCCTGCGACGGCTGAAACTGTATTACAAAGGCAACATTATATTCAGATGGATGGCAACGAGGTATTTAAGTTTGCAGTTAAGATAATGGGAGAAACTACAAGCAAAGCTTTGCAGAATGCAAATCTTACTCCTGTTGACGTAACCTATCTTGTGCCTCATCAAGCTAATATTCGTATTATTAAATCAGCAGCGAAAAGGCTGGGATTACCAATGGAAAAAGTTGTGGTAAACGTTGATAAATATGGGAATACATCGGCGGCTTCTGTCCCCATAGCCCTTGATGAAGCTGTAAAATCGGGAGTAATTAAGCCAGGTGATATTATTGCATTAGTCGGTTTTGGAGGAGGATTAACCTGGGCTTCAAGTATTATGAAGTGGTACAAATGA